In Sesamum indicum cultivar Zhongzhi No. 13 linkage group LG8, S_indicum_v1.0, whole genome shotgun sequence, the sequence TTGTGCCGTACCTTGTGCTTCGGTATTGGATTAACATTTATACCCACCATTGGTGGAGGAGGTGGTACAACCTGCTCTATTGTTGGATTTAAGCTGCAAATAATACCATTAACAACAGTTACCATCCTGCTCACCTAGTAGTTGTCTGCTCATTTGAACTATCCTGAAAGGAGATTGGGCGTGTGGGTGACTGATCTGGGCTAGAATTAGAATTGGTCTACCGGTTGTCTTTCCTCATGTGTGTTAGGCAGAATCATCGCAATAGGTGGTTTGTTTACCATCTGTGGCTGATTGGATGGAATAACATCTGTGATGATaagttattctttttcatttttgaggTTCACTCTACTCGTGTTTTTGCACAATGTTTTCACATGCGGCACCAATGATGCTTACAAATTTCAAGCACCATAGAAGTCAAATTTTCAAGATGAGGCTTTGGGTAAAACATCCCTGCACAGGACACGTTAGCGCTCCAAACCTTAAATTAGTAGTAGGAGTCTAGGAGATTTTATAGTGAGAATGATTAAGTCATACTGTACTgtaaataacttttatttgtCAAAGGAATGAAAAACCTCTTGCCCCTTCTAGCCAAATATCTGCCTCTTGAATCAAGCCACGGTTTGGGGTCACCACCCTTTCATAGGGCCAATAAATCCTCCTTTGACCTTTGGCATCAGACATAAATGAGAACAAGagaagatataataaaatctgAAATTCTGAGATGAACTGAAGCATATCATCGTATATGATTCTATTTGTGTCTCTCCTTGGATGTGTTCTCAGGAGAAAATAAGTTAAGGATTAACTATTTCCAGTTGATTTGTGCTGATGTGGAGTACTTTTCAGGTACTGAGTGAGGGTGAGGCAAGAAATCAATCTGCTGGCATTGCCCAGCCATTATCTGGGGATATCAATATGACAATGGAGAGAGAATTGGAACATTTTAGGAGGGTAAGATTATTCCTGTTACATGATTagaatacaaatattttgttattcagaatcatatttatattgttttgcAGGTTTTCAAGCAAAACTTGTCTATTCTAGTTACTCGAAGCATTTCTTGATGGCTAGAGTGCAAACTGAAGCTGTAAATCTTCTTCGACATTGTTCATCTTTTAGAGGAATGGTGTGAAGTGCATTTCTCATCAGCACCTCCATGCATTGCTGCTCTTATCAGAAAGTCATTCTTCTGGACTAATAACTGTTATCCTGTATACtgtaaaaataatcattatataCACGTCCAAGTTTAATATAGTcgaaagaaatattttggtgATGCTATAATTCTTCATTAACTTGTAAATAATGTAGGAGCAGGATCATGTTTGGATAATCTCTTTTTTACTCTCTTTATTTATGTTGCTGCTTaagattaatataattaataaaagctctacataattaaataataaatttattaattggtCGTTGTGCCCATAGACGTATTTGTAATGTTTATATCTTGAGGGGCGATTttgttgataatattttacatttgtaTTGATAGCTTTTTAAGGTTGTGTTTGTgcgtgtattttttttttctcctttcaaTATCTTTAAGCAATCTTTGAATATTATGATAGAAAAATATCTATACTTATGAGTTATCACTAACTGATTGAAGtgggaaacaaaaatattctgaTAAAAGACGTTTTGGGGAGGATgtgcttatatttttaaataagtatttttgaaaaatgtaatttcatattctaGATGAGCGGTGCAATTggccctatatatatattaacactGCCcgaaattatgtttaattataaaaaatacttcctatcttttataaaatttcaagcaCACCCATTAATCGTAATTATGTAGTGgtaaaatattacacaaacatttCTAAGGTATATTACAACACTAGACCTATAAATGACGGTAATTAGCCTAACTTCACGGGTGTCGATATAATTCAACCTGAATATATGTTACAGCGCAGACATACAAGTATGTGCCACAATTAGGTTTTGAGTCCCCTACCAAACACAATAAATGCCAATCATTATTCAGGTGAGTCAGAGCTTCTACAATGGTCATTCTGTGTTTTGTTTTCCCACTTCAAGAAAGAATCttacaaagaaaacatatttcACCTCAACTCAAGAGAAGAGAGCATTTGTAACAAAGCTACAAAATCTTCCTGGGATGAAAGAATCAATGTCACATCCCTCCTCCAGACTGTACAAAGTCCCAGGAGCAGTCAAACATTCTATccagacatatatatactccTCCCACATAGAAAGTGGTAAAAGCAAAAAATGAACAgtgagaaataattaattgttgtctTCAACATTTAGTAAGATGAGTCTATTTGGGACTTGGAAATCCCAGCATTCGACTTTTTGATAGCTGACTTTGTAAAGGTTGCCATGGAGGTCCAGAACCATAGGAGAATTCAAGAAGATGCTTCGTTCAAAGATTAGAAGATTATCACCTTCAAAATTAAGAGAATTAACATAACAAAGCACATAATAACAAGAATAGTGGCACACATAACCATGCCACCTTGTTTTTGGCTTCTCTCAGCCTGCAAATCCAGTTCATAAAAGACACAAAATTAACCACAAATATAGACATAATCTAAgcaaagataaacaaaaaatgtgtCCCAAAGAAAAATCTTTAAGAGAATGGTgatataagaataataaatcaaataaaatgtgGACCTTCTCAAGCTGTTTCAAGCCCTCTTCAACCGACACAGCGACATTTGTTATGTTATAATCAATCCTGTCAACAATGGTCCCCTGCTTGCAgacataaattaatcaaaatccaaaGTCTAATACATGAGTACccaatgaaaattgaatatagcACCGACCTGATCGATCACCAACACTGATAAATCTTTCATAATTTGGGCCAGCTCATTCACTGATTCCACCACCTAGAACCAATGAAAATgccaaaagaaatgaaatatttgttcatTGTGCATGCTAAAGAAAAAACCTAAATTCAACTCACCTGTTGAatttctctctccctctctacGGTGAATGCCtcacttttctttaatttggcCATTTGATGTTCACTGAATCCCTGTTTTGTGATATTTGTGAGACACTTGAGGTCAAAGAATGCATTCATGACATAAATGcggaaaattgcatttcagtaGTAACTTGGGTATCAGAGGCACTTTGACAGTGAAACAAACCAAAGAAGCAATCTGTAGAAAGCTTTGGAATCTCCACTACATTAATGAAATTGCCAAGTTGGTGGACAtagtagaaaaattaattcaggTAGTAATATGATCCTATCCTCATCTGGTCATCAGGAACTGCTTATGAGGTCAGGGTTATTTCTTAGATCTACTGCATATCCCTGAAGTCTAGGCCCAGTAATCACAGGTCTGTAAATTCATAACCTTAAGAACCCGGGTTCAAGTAGCCACTTTTATGGACCTTTTCATTGAATCAGTCTGGATTAAGAGAAAGCCTAAATGCCAGTTGCAAGCATGGCAAACTCATTTTACTTTCATAGGAACAAACAGATAAGGTCGTAGCCTCGTAGGTACCCCACTTATGTTAAGGAACAGAATAGGTAACTCAGTATgccaatttttaaaaaaactaaggTCAACAGGTCCAATTGTTGGATGGCATTTCTATCttccacaaaataaaaatctgtATCAGGTGGAAAATTGACATAAAGGTTGACAAGAGGGTGACACTTTGGACATCAAATCATCCACAATGAGGTGGATGTACCCTCTTTTGTTGCTCTCCATGTAAATATTAGTTGTATAAGCAGCCAGTTGAGAGATTTACATGTATCCTTGTGATAACCAGATTCAGGTCTTAGGAGTAACTCCTGTATAATCTTAACACAAAAATTGGCAATTTCTTGAATGCTACATCTACTTCCATAAATGAAGGAATAGAGGGAATGGATGTATCCCTACTTGAGCACCTCTAAGGGCAAACAATTCTGGTCTACAACTAACCATTACCTATACGTGTGTGTGGTTTCTTCCTACTTAGCTGAGCATATAATTCACATACCAAAGAGAAATTTATGTTGAAAACAAGATAATATGGATACTTACAATATCATCGAAATCATCATCCTCCCCCTTAGGATTGCTCCCATTTAAGTTCATTTCCAAGTCAACCCCATCAGGACCCTACACAGCATGAGTATgttaaagaaattgacaaaacATAACTATAAAGCATAGAGATACAATGACACTAGCAGCTATTCAATAAATCTTGGAAGCACTGACAAGTTCAGGAGGTGAAACCTCAGAAGAACACTTCTCCTGTGAACAAGTGCATTACGTCACTAATCTGgacatttaaatttgataaaatggaGTTGACAAAGGAAATTGCACCTCTTTCTGCTGCTGAAGTCGTTTCAAATATGTGGACTGTTTTCTACGTAGCTCCATTGAGAGGCTTTGAAGATCAGTAGCTAAAGACCTCTGTCATAGAAATACTATACTGTAAGACAATATCCTAGATGATAACTATAGtgaacaataaaatttttcagaagAAAAGTGGAATTGCATGGCATGTTCTGAGCAGTATTACCAATTATGTTACCAACAGGAGTAGTAGTTAGCTCAGttatgaaatatcaaaataatgatataatagCGATCCAAAGTCACTACAATACTTCATCGTATTCTATTCAATTTCAGCAACTCAAAGTAAACTTCCTTCAATGCATGGTGCAAGTccagaaaagaaacaagaagagGACGAGAAAAGCAGCAGTTGGGTCTGTTCCTCATTCCAccaaatacttaaaatattttagtaaattccTCGATGCATAACAAAAGTGTAATAATCCCCTAATAGCATACTGATAACTATAGtgaacaataaaatttttcagaagAAAAGTGGAATTGCATGGCATGTTCTGAGCAGTATTACCAATTATGTTACCAACAGGAGTAGCAGTTAGCTCAGttatgaaatatcaaaataatgatataatagCGATCCAAAGTCACCACAATACTTCATCGTATTCTATTCAATTTCAGCAACTCAAAGTAAACTTCCTTCAATGCATGGTGCAAGTccagaaaagaaacaagacgAGGACGAGAAAAGCAGCAGTTGGGTCTGTTCCTCATTCCACCAAATACTTaacatattttagtaaattccTCGATGCATAACAAAAGTGTAATAATCCCCTAATAGCATACTGCGTCTTTTGCTTGCATCTGActttaaattatctaataaacCCAGTAATACAGTTTTAGTACATAAGTATTACCACAACTATTCATAACTCTATACAATTGAGGATACAGTATACCACAACTGTCTGCAGATATACAAATCAGGAAACAGAAGATTACAGATCATACCTGGACATTTTTCCTGATATTTGAATCCTCTGAAGGCCCAGAAGCAGAGAGTCTTTGCAATCTTTTCTCCGATCGTTTTAAAAGATCAGTTATCTCTTGTGTAAGTGCCTCAATCCGGCGTTGATCTTCTTTGCCATCTCCGAATGAAGGCATTAAAGCCTTGGCATGAGCCTTTGCCAACTCAGCCATTTTTTCCCTCAAGCGTTGTACATTAGCTGCTATTTCTTCAGATACATCCACCCAAGCTGGTGGTAAACCTACTGCAACTGTACTCCTACAGCGACAGGGAAAAACCTTAGAATCTGATGGAGAATCATAGcttataatcatatattaggATGTTAGGAAGCTTTGGGTCTTAGAATAGGATAAACTTATTAAGCAAATAACATAAGAGAAGCTCAATTAGTTATGACAATTCTCTATATGTTAGTCTCCTCTAACCTCCTACCAGTATCAAGTGAGTGCTTAAATTTGCTTTCTTCTGACACAAACATGAAACAGTTACTACATCTATTGTGCCGTAGCAGTGACCTTCATGGCAAGTGATGCAGGAGATTGTTGGCGTGGGGTGCCAGCAATTACCTAATTGTGCGGCACACTTGGATCCTAAAGCACATGTTACTATACTGTTTAAAGATCTGATTGTTGCTATAAGCTATGACTTTTTACCACCAGTAATGTGCACCCCTATCCAGTATCTGTTATACTGGTTCTTTCTCCACATCGCATTGACTAAGACCAAACAAGGAAGTCCTTCTGTCATCCCTAAACCTACAGATTATAGATAGCTCTTGGACCCTCTAGACTGGTTTACAAGGGGTTACAGGCTTCTAATTACCGTGGTTCACAGTTCTTCATCATAAGCAGTCTGCAGATTTAGGGTCTTTCACCTTCCTTTGAATTACAAAGCAGCAGGCACTCATGGGAGGGAACATAGTGCTGCATGGCAGACGCCCATGGAGAGAATATAGGTGCTGTGTGGAAAGGGCAAACACTTGTGGTAATAGCTAAGACAATAATATTGACTTTTAAGGCAACAATTGTCCTTGTGGCAGCCACAACCGGATTTCGTGCTTGGGCAGTTGTGCAGTTTAAAGGTCTTGAGTTGCACCCTAATAGTAGCAATAACATCTAGCACACTGGCAAGAGTGGATTCTATACTATACATAGAATCGCACATAGCAATTCATTTAAGATTTGTGAAAAGACAGTAAGTTAATATGGTATAAAAATTTCTCcaatataacataaaacaatattGAAGATAATGTTTTTCTACAAAGACGTTATCGAGaaatacatttttcattttttttaaaaaaaaattatcagaggCACCGCAtcccttgattttttttctttttaaatattgtgtAAAGACACTACCAGTGAAAGTGTGAAACATCTTtgcatataatttctttttaaaaattcttaagTTAAtgactttaaaaaaaagtaattcaCAATGTAGCATAAATTTCTTTACAAATAACTTCattaaatagatatattttttaaaaaaataaactaaagtTGCTACCATCACACAATGTAACatccttttttaaaattcaaagaacCATAGTAATCTTATTATTTCTCAAAGCTAACTGGAGCAACCTTTGTTCAAGGATGATTTCCTCAGTCGGTCATTCGGTACGAATCATGTTGACGAGTAATGGTAATCAAATTACATGGTTTCCCATATCATCACTTAATGCGACAATTGTGAAAATTTAACAGCCTCGGAATGCACCTTTATGGCAAGTTATGGTATGTAAActaataattacaaacattTGTAATCCATTTTCtcttaatgaaaaaattaacctTATCATAGTTCACATGAATCTCAGGTTGATCAAATACAAGTTCCAGAGATAAGCCACCACGCATACCTCAAGATGTAGAAAACTTTAATTCATTGATGgatctatatattttcagattggAGAACATTTATCATATAGCCATGAGTCAACAATCAGAATAGTTTATGCCTAAGGATAAACCCATACCACCAGAGAACAGGGACAGGCAAATCAGCTAAAGCTTAGTTATGCGTTTTAGAAACATCAGGCACATAGCATATAGGCAAACAGGTGGACATAACTACAGTGGTACTAATACAGAAGCATTAAAATTGCATCCTCACACTATATGTTAGAATTTCCATTGAGTATTGTCTATTTTTCTTACAGTAATCATCCCAAATTCATCTTTTCCAGCACAACACAAAGACTCTCTGCCACTTCTTATGGCTTCAACTGGAAAGTTTGATACTAACATTAAAgctagaaaaaagaaattttaaattctcaTTTCCTGTTTTGTGGCAgatcataaaattgaaaacagcAACAAGTGGAACCCTAATGAATCCAAACTCTCCAAAGAGTCCCATTACAGTTCTTCTATGACATTGTCCTTTTCCAGTTATGTGTATAAGTCAAAGCAGAAGAGAGCATACTTTCACAACATACCTTCAGTACACAAGgaaatatgaaattcttgaaaaaataatagaactCGCAACCATCCAGCCCTGGAGTCCTTGTTCCCAAATAATTAGTATCCACAACAGATGACGAAATAGAACAAAGTACAGCAGCATTATTCATGTTTCTTAATCAACTAGAAGAACCTAAATCTGGATCTAAGTTAGGGAGGCAGaattgagataaaattataatagaagCATGATGAATAAACTACAATGCCTGAGTCCACAATATCCTTGGTGAGCGACTGAAATAAGTTCTTGTGCATCTTACCTTCCTCTTTGACAAGATACTAAGTCCAATTAAGTAAACCA encodes:
- the LOC105168945 gene encoding syntaxin-43, which codes for MATRNRTILYRKYRDALKSVRVPAGSSPSISGSGGAVIEMSTTSLLNPKRSYTPLSTEDPGSSRSTVAVGLPPAWVDVSEEIAANVQRLREKMAELAKAHAKALMPSFGDGKEDQRRIEALTQEITDLLKRSEKRLQRLSASGPSEDSNIRKNVQRSLATDLQSLSMELRRKQSTYLKRLQQQKEGPDGVDLEMNLNGSNPKGEDDDFDDIGFSEHQMAKLKKSEAFTVEREREIQQVVESVNELAQIMKDLSVLVIDQGTIVDRIDYNITNVAVSVEEGLKQLEKAERSQKQGGMVMCATILVIMCFVMLILLILKVIIF